CTGGTACTCGACCGACTCGCCGGAAAACGTCGAACTGTCGCAAGGCATCTACCGCAAGCTGCGCGAAGCTGGTCTGATCCAGACCAAGATCGTGCCGCGCTTCTACGACCCGGTCAAAGGCATGTTCCTGGCCGACCGCAACATCAAGGGGGAGTGCCCGACCTGCCACGCCAAGGATCAATACGGCGACAACTGCGAAGTGTGCGGCGCGGCCTACCAGCCTACCGAACTGATCAACCCGTTCTCGGTGTTTACCAACGCCACCCCGGTGCTCAAGGATTCGGAACAGTACTTCTTCAAGCTGTCCGACCCGCGCTGCTACCAGTTCCTCAAGGACTGGCTCAACACGCCCGGCCGTTTGCAGCCGGAGATGGTCAACAAGGTCAGCGAATGGCTGGGCGAGTCCGGCGAAAAGCTGGCCGACTGGGACATCTCGCGCGATGCGCCGTACTTCGGCATTCCGATCCCCGACGCACCCGGTAAATTCTTCTACGTCTGGCTCGACGCGCCGGTGGGCTACCTGGCCAGCCTGAAAAACTACTGCGACAAGCAGGGCATCGACTTCAACGAGCTGCTCAACGATCCGGCCACCGAACAGATCCACTTTATCGGCAAGGACATCGTGTCGTTCCACCTGCTGTTCTGGCCCGCGATGCTGAAGTTCGCCGGCCACCCGGTGATCGACAAGCTCAAGGTCAATGTGCACGGCCACCTGACCGTCAACAACGAAAAAATGTCGAAGTCGCGCGGCACCGGCATCTCGCCGCTGCGCTACCTGAACCTCGGCATGAACCCGGAATGGCTGCGCTACTACATCGCGTTCAAGCTCAACTCCAAGGTCGAAGACCTGGACTTCACCGGTGACGATTTCGTCGCCCGCGTGAACAGCGATTTGATCGGCAAGTTCGTCAACATCGCCAGCCGCTGCGCCGGTTTCATCGCCAAGAAATTCGACGGCAAGCTGGCCGACACGCTGTCGCCCGGTGCACAGGAGTGGATCAAGCGCGCGCTGGTCACGCTTGACGGCGTGGAGCGCCAGGCCAATATCGCCGCCAACTTCGACGCCCGCGAGTACGGCAAGGCGCTGCGCGAAATCATGGAAATCGCCGACATCACCAACCAGTACGTCGACGAAAACAAGCCGTGGATCCTGGCCAAGGACGACGCCAAACTGGCCGAACTGCACGACGTCTGCACGGCGGCGCTGATCCTGTTCCGCCAACTGACCATCCTGCTCTCGCCGGTGCTGCCTGGCGTGGCCGCCAACGTGGCCAAGTTCCTGAATGACGGCCAGCTGGTGTGGGCCGACACCGATGTCGCCAGCGGCGCTGTCTCGCAAGCGCTGCTTGGCCGCACCATCGGCGCCTACACGCACCTGATGACGCGCGTCGATGCCAAGATGATCGAGGATCTGTTCGACGCGCCTAATCAGCAAGCCGCAGCCGCGCCGGCTGAAAAACCGGCCAAGCCCGCCAAGCAGGCCGCGCCTGCCGTGGCCGCGCTAGTGGTGCCAATGCCCGAAGGCGTGGAAGAACTGGCGCCGCAAATCTCGATCGACGATTTCGTCAAGATCGACCTGCGCGTGGCGAAGATCGTCAACTGCGAACACGTGGACGGTTCCGACAAGCTGCTGCGCCTTACGCTCGACGTGGGCGAAGGCCGCCTGCGCAACGTCTTCTCGGGCATCAAGTCGATGTACCAGCCGGAAGACCTGGTGGGCAAGCTGACCGTCATGGTGGCCAACCTGGCGCCGCGCAAGATGAAGTTCGGCGTCTCCGAAGGCATGGTGCTGGCAGGATCGGCCAAGGATGAAAAAGCCAACCCTGGCATCTATATCCTCAACCCATGGCCTGGCGCACAACCCGGCATGCGCATCCGCTAGGAAGCCGCTCATGATGCCCTTAGCTTCGTTGCAGCGCCTTGCCGTGCCGGCGCACTGTCTGCGGCGCTGCGCCTCGCTCTGGGCATCATGAACATGATGCTCTCGGCTTCGTTGCAGCGCCTTGCCGTGCCGGCGCACTGTCTGCGGCGCTGCGCCTCGCTCTGGGCATCATGAATCGGCCTCCCAGGAAGATCGTCGTCCGCGAAGCGACCCATGAAGACAGTCAGCTCATCGCCGCGCTCACGCGCGCGGCGTGGGCTGGCAAGGTCAGCGTCACTTCCAGCGGCCACCGCGAAACCGCCGTCATCGTTGCAGACCACCTGCGCGATGGCGGCGGTTTTGTCTTATTGGTCGATGATGAACCGGTAGGCTCCGTGCGCTGGCTGCCGCTCGATGGCGGCAGCCGCACCTGGGAGGTGTGCCGCATGGGCGTGCTGCCCGCGTGGCGGGGCCACAACCTGTCGCAGCACCTGCTCGAAGCGGTGATCCACCATGGCCTGGCCTGCGGCGTGGACGAAGTGCGCCTGGCGGTGCGCGCCGACCAGCGCAAGCTCGTCGATTTTTATGCGTCGTACGAATTCGCGCTGGCCGAGGAACTCGAATACTCGCACGCCAACCCGCTCGAACCGCCGCCACTGGTGATGCGCCGCGCGCTCGCGTGGTAGCACTGGCTAGTAATCGGGTAGGAACCGTTCCCACTCGCGGACGAGTAACCCTCCTACTTATTTCAACAAGCGCTTGTGAAATACTGCTCGGCGACTCCACTCCAAAGGTAGAGTCAACCCGAAATTGAGATGCCGACTTGCGATCCAAGCGCACTCTGCAGCAAAACCTAAACGTCTGTCCCAGCCAGACCTATCCGGCGCCAAATGATGGTCCCACAGATGCGCCAACTGCTCAGGCCGCCTTATGCCATAAGGCTCGCTTTCAATTTCTCCTTTACAGCAATTTGTTGAGCTGCGCCAATCGCGCACGCAACAGTAGAACTACGGGGGAGCTTGTATGAAAATTTTCGTGGACTAATATTTCCTCAGCCATTCATCTTTTGGCTGGGTTAGCACACCATTCTTTTTATAACGGAGACCATCATGACTCACCACCTCCAGCGCACGCTGTGGCACGCGCTCGTCTGTATCCTTCTATGCTGGGCCTGGCCCTCATGGAGCGCAACACCAGGTCCCGGCAAGTGGAGCGCGCAACAAACCTGGGCTGCCGACACTGCCAACGGCGGCAACCTCACCGGCTTCTTCTACTGGCCAGCAAGCGAACCCAAGATCGGTGGCAAGCGCGCACTGGTGCTGGTCCTGCACGGCTGCAAACAAACCGCTGCCGGCGACGTCATCAACGGAACCGATGGCGGCTACAACTGGGCTGCCATGGGCGACCAGTATGGCGCCGTGATCCTGGCGCCTAACGCGACCGGCAATGTGTACTACAACCATTGCTGGGACTATGCGAACACCAGCCACAGCCGTACTAGCGGCGGCCACGACAAGGTGCTGCTCGACCTGGTGGACCGCTTCGTCAAGGATCCGCAGTACGCGATCGA
This is a stretch of genomic DNA from Duganella zoogloeoides. It encodes these proteins:
- the metG gene encoding methionine--tRNA ligase encodes the protein MTRKLFVTTALPYANAAFHIGHMMEYIQADIWVRFQRMQRDGEGENSTPRVVHFVGADDTHGTPIMIAAEKEGITPQEFVAKIAAGRAQYLDGFHIAFDNWYSTDSPENVELSQGIYRKLREAGLIQTKIVPRFYDPVKGMFLADRNIKGECPTCHAKDQYGDNCEVCGAAYQPTELINPFSVFTNATPVLKDSEQYFFKLSDPRCYQFLKDWLNTPGRLQPEMVNKVSEWLGESGEKLADWDISRDAPYFGIPIPDAPGKFFYVWLDAPVGYLASLKNYCDKQGIDFNELLNDPATEQIHFIGKDIVSFHLLFWPAMLKFAGHPVIDKLKVNVHGHLTVNNEKMSKSRGTGISPLRYLNLGMNPEWLRYYIAFKLNSKVEDLDFTGDDFVARVNSDLIGKFVNIASRCAGFIAKKFDGKLADTLSPGAQEWIKRALVTLDGVERQANIAANFDAREYGKALREIMEIADITNQYVDENKPWILAKDDAKLAELHDVCTAALILFRQLTILLSPVLPGVAANVAKFLNDGQLVWADTDVASGAVSQALLGRTIGAYTHLMTRVDAKMIEDLFDAPNQQAAAAPAEKPAKPAKQAAPAVAALVVPMPEGVEELAPQISIDDFVKIDLRVAKIVNCEHVDGSDKLLRLTLDVGEGRLRNVFSGIKSMYQPEDLVGKLTVMVANLAPRKMKFGVSEGMVLAGSAKDEKANPGIYILNPWPGAQPGMRIR
- a CDS encoding GNAT family N-acetyltransferase, which gives rise to MNRPPRKIVVREATHEDSQLIAALTRAAWAGKVSVTSSGHRETAVIVADHLRDGGGFVLLVDDEPVGSVRWLPLDGGSRTWEVCRMGVLPAWRGHNLSQHLLEAVIHHGLACGVDEVRLAVRADQRKLVDFYASYEFALAEELEYSHANPLEPPPLVMRRALAW